The following DNA comes from Winogradskyella sp. PG-2.
TTTGAATAGAAAGAAAAATGTAATAAAACTAGATATGAGCATTACATATTTATAACCGTTTACACTTTCTGTAAACATAGAATTAATTAGAAAATAGCCATATTCTAAACGCGTACCAATACCATTTCTAATAGCATTAAATAGGACGACATAAGCTTCGTAATCATTACCTACATAATGTCTTAGGCCTACAAAAAGAAACACCACAAGAAAAGATGCAACTATTGCAATATGATTACTCCTAGATGTTATTCTTTCACTTATATAGGCGAAAAGAACACCAAATAGTAATATGACATTATATATTATAAACGTGAAACTCATGTATATGATTCCTTACTTTTATTTCTTAATAAATTGTTTAATTTCTTCTGGTTTCTTTATTTGACTAATCCCCCAATACTTATCTGCAATTTTTAACTGTTGCTCTGTAATATGAAAGTCATAGCTACTGTATGCGTTCAGGATTTCTTCTGTTTCTGATTTCAATGTTTCTGTTGCTGCTTTATTTCTTTGATCAAATGCTCTATTATCATTTTTTGAAACATTATAATCTATAGTTTGCCCAATTATAACTTGGGGCTTACCTAGAAATGTTATATAGCCTATATGGGTACCAACACTGTTAGAAATGGTAAAATCAGATAGCTTTATAATCGATTTTAATCTTGATAAGAAATTAGTATCGTGAACATGTCCTGCAGACATAATCTTGTAGCCTATATCCACATACGATTCTACAAGTACTTTGTTATGAGCGTCTCTCCAGTACAAGCAAATAACTACTGAATCAAAATCCTCTTTTTTTGATTCTATGTAGGCTATTAATTCATCATTATTAAAAGCAGCTTCAATATTTTTAATTGAATGTGATGGAAAAACCATTAATACTTTCCCCAATTCTTTTTTTAATGTTCTAAGTTCATCATCTGAAAGCAGATCCTCAGCGTAATGAATATATGGTCCTATTTTGAAAACAGGCTTTACTGTCGCTTTTTTAATATAAGCTTCTCTTTTTGAGCTTAAAGTCATAATTTTAGGAGTACACCATCTTACAGCATCTTCTTTAACTAAAGTTCCTAAAACCAGTCCGTGTTCTATATAAGAATTAAGCGGTAAAGTCGTTTTCATATACTTTTGCAATGCTCTGCTTAAACCGTAAAAATTATTATCGATAACCATATCTGTAGGATATAAAGGCATATCTTGGATAACAGCTTGATAATCGAAAATAGAAAGTTGACCACGTCTTCTACTTTCTTCCTCAGAGGTCTTATTTAAGATGCGCAACACAAACACATAAAGTTTGTTTATGGGCTGACTTATTATGATTATCTTTTTAATTAACTCTTTCATATGGCTTCAAAACCAATGGTCTTGTTCTTTCTAATTTATTTTAATTGAGGCTTAAAAATATATTGGCATAATCGCGAAACATGGCATTTTGAGTAAACTTCTCTTCATACATTTTTTGAGAGTTTTCACCCATTTCGTCTAAATTATATTGACTTAAATTTTTAAAGGTTTGAAATACTTCTTCTTCCTTGGGTTCAATTAAGAATCCATTGTGTTTATCTTCAACCATTTCTGGTATTCCACCAACATTTGTTGATATAATAGGTAGACCTAATCGCAACGCCTCAATAATTGCAACTGGTAATCCTTCATCATAACTTGTAAGCATAAACCCATTAGATTGCATCAAGTAACTTGTAACATCATTGACAAAACCTTTAAAAAATATGTGCTTATCTAGTTTATTAACTTTTACAAAATTTTCTAGCTTAACTTTTTCAGCACCATCACCTAAAAAAGTAATATTGAATTGAAGTTTTTCTTCCTCAGATAACCCATTAAAAGCTCTAATAATTAATTCTTGCCCTTTTCTTTTAGTGATGGAGCCAGCACAATAAAACGTATACTTAGCTGGTAATTTTGCAAGCTGTTCCGTTCTTTTAATTTTTGGTATACCACCTATACCATTATAGACGTAGAATAATTTATTGCTGTCATAACTTGGATTTAAGTTCTGAAAATGTTCCATTGCATTTTTAGCAACAAATCCCAATTTATCAACTGAAGACAATACTTCTTGTTCTTGCTCTAATAAGTGCTTATAGTAATTTGTATTTCTAAGCTTAGGATAATAGATGTTTAACATCTTAAATGATTCCCCATTAGAATGAATCACCAACACAATCTTAGCATTAGTATGTTTCCTCTTTTTTAGGTAGTGATAGCAAGTGGACATCTCATGGAAAAAAAGGATATCGGCTTCTGAGCTATTGTTAGATATATAATAATCAACAATATGCTCTTTTTTACTTTCTGCAGATTTAAGATATTTTACAGTGAAATAGCTAGAATATGGGATGAGCTTTTTTAAGAAGATCTTTAAACGCTTTTTAAAAGACTTTTTACTTTGATCTACATCTTGTTCGTGAAATATATCCGAACTAATAACAGACAAGTCAATCGCTTGACTTTTAAAATAGGCATCACTATCTAAAAAAGCACGTACTACCCTACTGTCACCGTTAGGTGATGATAATCTAGGTGCAAATACTAAATCTACTTTTTTCATACAGGATTAATTTGGGAATACACATTTTTCCTTACATAGTAATAGGACAAAACTGATGTTGCTACTTCTGAAATCAGAACCGCTATACAGATGCCATATAAATACCATATATCAAAAATGTACATACCAAGAATTAGGATACCAAATACAATTCCGGATCCAATGATTGCTCTTGCAAATAATTTTTTATACCCAAAGGCTAAAAGTGTTTGCACAGCAAAAGCATTATTTAGTACTACAGGAATAACTGTCAAGGACAGAATAAATAGAGCCGCAGTTGCTTGTGGAATCTCCTTGCCACTAACTAACTCCACAATAAAAGGTGCAGTTGTTAATACAACAACAAGTAAAATGGCTTGAATACCTAGATTGAGTTTTAATATTTTATTTATAAAGCTGATGCTCTTATCCTTCACAATCTTTGGAAAGACCGTTTGACTTACTAAACTTATCGGCACTTTCATTAAGTTGGTTATTTTTTCAGCAACATCATAATAAGCTACCTCATCTAAGCCAATAAAAGCTCCTATGATAATCTTGTTTAGCTTTATATATAATTGTGAGAGATTGGACAGAAATATTGGTAAACTCTCTTTAAAATAATATTTGAGTGTTACCATTTTAGGAATGTAAAACCTCACCTTATCTTTTCTAAATATTATAATCATTGCCATAACTCCAGAAAACACGGAACCAATACCATTGATTACTGGGACCAATAAATAATCTGACTCTTTTCGTATGAGTACAAATATTAAGACCAAGAAAATAATACGACTTCCTAGGTTAATAAATGTGATAAACTTCATTCGCTCTAGACCTTGGAAGTACCAAATTGGAAAAACAAATTCGTACAAACAAAACCACATACTCAATAAAAACAAGAGTTTGTAATCTTGAAAGAATGGTATTATAAAAATCAGTATGGTTATTATGAGTAGAGATGCTATAAATAATGCCGCTTTTATTAAAAAAACACTACTTACTATTTCAGATATTTTCGAAGTATCTTCTCTATGAATACTGATATCTTTTGTTGCAGAAATATTAAAACCAAAACTTACTAGAATCCCTAAATAAATCGCAACAGATTGAGCAAACACTACAATACCCCAAGTTGTGTCACCCAGCACACTAAACAAGTGCGGCAAGGTGATAATTGGCACTAGTAAAGTAATCATCTGCAATACGGCTAAATAGCTGAAATTGCTGACAAGTACTTTGTACTTAATTAAGAGTTCTTTTAATCTGTGCATATTATTGCTTTAGCTCTAATTTTCTATATGAGACCTATGTAATGCTGTCCCTTTTTCTATGCTTACTGCCGCTTTTTTATTTAAAATATCTTTATAAAATTTTGGATGCATTCCAAATCCTGGTCGTACGGAACGCACGTTATTTTTTGTTAATGTTTCCCCAGCTTTTATATCTTCAACGACATAAAGCGAGCGACAAAAGTCTCTTCCTTTGCGTTGTTTTTCAGTTAATGAATAATCAATTTCACCAATAGCACTTTCTGCTTCTCTCACAGCTTTTACCATGGCTGTAAATTCTTCTTCATTCATTGAAAATGAGGCATCAGCACCTCCAATATCTCGATTAAGAATAAAGTGCTTTTCTATGATTTTTGCTCCCATCGCAGTTGCAACCACAGGCACCGTACTTCCCATAGTATGGTCAGAAAGACCGCTTATTACACCATAGCGCTTTGCCAAATCTTTAACCATACACATATTTGCCTCTTCTATTGGCGCTGGATAACTCGATGTGCATTTCAATAAGGCTATATCCTTATTACCCATTCTTTGACAAGCATCTAATGCTAATTCTATATCCTCTTGTTGAGCTATACCAGTAGAAATAATGACAGGTTTTCCTTTTGACGCTATTAATTCTATCAAAGGAATATCAGTAATTTCAAAAGATGCTATTTTGTATGCTGATACATTTAGCATTTCTAAAAACTCAACCGAAGTCGGATCAAAAGGAGATGAAAAACAAATTAAACCTTCTGCTTTTGCTACTTCCATTATTTGTTTATGCCACTCCCAAGGTAAATGTGTTGTTTTATAGAGATCATGTAAATATTGACCATCCCAAAGCGTTCCTTGATTTATTTTAAAATCATCTTTTTTAGAATCTAGAGTAATCGTATCAGCAGTAAAAGTTTGTAATTTAATACAATCTGCACCTGCGCGTTTTGCGGCTTTAACCGTTTCAATTGCAGTATCAATACTACCATTATGATTAGCAGATAATTCCGCTATTATAAATACTGGTGAGTTTTGGTCAATAATATAATTATCTATTTTCATGTATTATCTTACTTACTTAATGTGTTCTTCGTAACCTTTATAAAACTTTCTACCAGTTACAATCTGTCTATTATCAGATAATTCTAGTCCCAGTTTATCTTCTAAAGACCATATTAAATCTTCGAAGCCAAAAAGATGTCTAAACAGTACTGTACTTGAAAACCTCGGATTGATTTCAAAAACCTTAGGCACTCCATTTGCTAACCGCAACTGAATATTAATACTACCTACTAAATCTAATTTAACTGCTAATTCCTCTAAAAGTGACGTAATAATTTCGTTTTCAACCACCTCTCCATATCCGCTGTAACCACTAAGAAGTTCTCTTTTAAATATTTGAGATCTTATCTCCCCTTTACTACTTCTAAATAGTCCACAAGTATATTCGCCTTTTTTTTCAGGTATAAATTCCTGTATAACATAATCTTCAATATTTTGCCTAGTGTAAAACGAGAACTCCTCCATGTTATTAATCTTATGAATGTCTTTACTACCAGAACCAGTCCTAGATTTTAGAATTACAGGAAAAGACTCAATAGTATCTAAGTCTTTTGCCAAATAAGTTTTAGGAAAAGGGAAGCCCTCTGTTTTTAAAAATTCAGCTGTTTCATATTTATCAAAACCAATCTCTAAAGCCTTAGTTGATGCTGTAATCATTTTAGCATTGCCAATTTCATTTAAAATATTTTGCTTTGAGAAATACCGTAATTCGGGTTCTGCAATAGGGATGACAATATCGATATCATTATAACTGATGAAGGTCTCTAGTTGATGTAAATATTCAGAATTAGTATAGCGTAAACCCACGGAAAAATTAGGGTAAATGAACTGCGCCGCATTTTTATCTGAAATATCAATTCCAAACAAATTATTAGTGTAAGCCCATTTTTTTAAAATTTTACCCAGGCTTTGCCCTATGTCTCCACCACAGCCTGTGACTAATATGTTTAACCCATTTTTCATGTCCCTTTATTTCTGATTAAAACTTTGGTTAAGTATTCTATATCTTCATCTTTTTCAGCAATTTCATTTATTAAATTATCTACCTCATAATCGGTAGAAAACATTCTAAAACATTTGTTATTTGTATCAATCATACACCAAGACGATTTTCCTCCTTCTTGCCTTGATTGCCCGACAGATCCTGGATTAACAAGTACACTATTGGCATTGTTAATTGCAAAGGCATAATGCGAATGTCCTACTAAAACAAAATTATGCTCGGTAGAATCACAACGTGTTATTATATCCATTCCACAATCTGGATATATATAAAAATCATTTGACCATGGACTTCCGTGAGACATTAGAATGGAAACTTCATCAAATTGAACAGATTTAGTTTCTGGTAGCTCTTTTAAAAACTTCAATTGTTCTTCTGATAATTTTTCCAAAGCTGCCTTATGTCCGCTTCCATATTTTAATCGAATTGAATTAGCCAAATCAGGCTTAGCAATTAAGTCTTCTAATATGTACTCATGATTTCCTTTTATGATATCAAAACTCCATTCTGAAAGTGCTTCTAGAACTTTGTCAGGATGATAATAATAACCCACAATATCACCAAGAACTAGTAAATGCTCCACACCTTCTTTTTTAGCCTTTTTCAAGACTTCAAAAAGCGCATCATAATTACCATGTATATCAGATATTACGGCTATCTTCATTCTGTAAATATTATATTTTTGATAAGGTCATTTGCAACATCAATTGGTTGTTTTAGCTGGCCTTCAGTTTGCAATGCCTTAAAATTTTCAACATCAGGAAAATCACTAGCTCTCAATGTTTTTTGCATACCTGTATCCATAACACCAGGATTTATATTTAAAAATCTATGCGCTTTATACTCCTCTGCAGCCACATCAAAAAACATTTCAGTAAAAGCCTTTGATGAACAATACAATGACCAATTTCTAATGGCTCTTTTAGCAGCGCCAGAACTAATATTTGCAAATGTTAAAGCGTTAGAATTAAAATTTGAAAGCAAAAATTTAGTAATCAACATCGTTGATTTTATATTAACTGACAATGTATTATCAATCGATAAATCATCAATATTT
Coding sequences within:
- a CDS encoding SDR family NAD(P)-dependent oxidoreductase; amino-acid sequence: MKKTIVITGTSRGLGKAFVDVLMNYEDCFVISLSRQLSEDQKQYSSERFHFIKVDLSDDKLIQKIEVLKDLITNEAVYFINNASIIEPLTKVGNIDDLSIDNTLSVNIKSTMLITKFLLSNFNSNALTFANISSGAAKRAIRNWSLYCSSKAFTEMFFDVAAEEYKAHRFLNINPGVMDTGMQKTLRASDFPDVENFKALQTEGQLKQPIDVANDLIKNIIFTE
- a CDS encoding oligosaccharide flippase family protein, yielding MHRLKELLIKYKVLVSNFSYLAVLQMITLLVPIITLPHLFSVLGDTTWGIVVFAQSVAIYLGILVSFGFNISATKDISIHREDTSKISEIVSSVFLIKAALFIASLLIITILIFIIPFFQDYKLLFLLSMWFCLYEFVFPIWYFQGLERMKFITFINLGSRIIFLVLIFVLIRKESDYLLVPVINGIGSVFSGVMAMIIIFRKDKVRFYIPKMVTLKYYFKESLPIFLSNLSQLYIKLNKIIIGAFIGLDEVAYYDVAEKITNLMKVPISLVSQTVFPKIVKDKSISFINKILKLNLGIQAILLVVVLTTAPFIVELVSGKEIPQATAALFILSLTVIPVVLNNAFAVQTLLAFGYKKLFARAIIGSGIVFGILILGMYIFDIWYLYGICIAVLISEVATSVLSYYYVRKNVYSQINPV
- a CDS encoding ATP-grasp domain-containing protein; this translates as MKNGLNILVTGCGGDIGQSLGKILKKWAYTNNLFGIDISDKNAAQFIYPNFSVGLRYTNSEYLHQLETFISYNDIDIVIPIAEPELRYFSKQNILNEIGNAKMITASTKALEIGFDKYETAEFLKTEGFPFPKTYLAKDLDTIESFPVILKSRTGSGSKDIHKINNMEEFSFYTRQNIEDYVIQEFIPEKKGEYTCGLFRSSKGEIRSQIFKRELLSGYSGYGEVVENEIITSLLEELAVKLDLVGSINIQLRLANGVPKVFEINPRFSSTVLFRHLFGFEDLIWSLEDKLGLELSDNRQIVTGRKFYKGYEEHIK
- a CDS encoding glycosyltransferase family 4 protein yields the protein MKKVDLVFAPRLSSPNGDSRVVRAFLDSDAYFKSQAIDLSVISSDIFHEQDVDQSKKSFKKRLKIFLKKLIPYSSYFTVKYLKSAESKKEHIVDYYISNNSSEADILFFHEMSTCYHYLKKRKHTNAKIVLVIHSNGESFKMLNIYYPKLRNTNYYKHLLEQEQEVLSSVDKLGFVAKNAMEHFQNLNPSYDSNKLFYVYNGIGGIPKIKRTEQLAKLPAKYTFYCAGSITKRKGQELIIRAFNGLSEEEKLQFNITFLGDGAEKVKLENFVKVNKLDKHIFFKGFVNDVTSYLMQSNGFMLTSYDEGLPVAIIEALRLGLPIISTNVGGIPEMVEDKHNGFLIEPKEEEVFQTFKNLSQYNLDEMGENSQKMYEEKFTQNAMFRDYANIFLSLN
- a CDS encoding metallophosphoesterase family protein codes for the protein MKIAVISDIHGNYDALFEVLKKAKKEGVEHLLVLGDIVGYYYHPDKVLEALSEWSFDIIKGNHEYILEDLIAKPDLANSIRLKYGSGHKAALEKLSEEQLKFLKELPETKSVQFDEVSILMSHGSPWSNDFYIYPDCGMDIITRCDSTEHNFVLVGHSHYAFAINNANSVLVNPGSVGQSRQEGGKSSWCMIDTNNKCFRMFSTDYEVDNLINEIAEKDEDIEYLTKVLIRNKGT
- the pseI gene encoding pseudaminic acid synthase, with the protein product MKIDNYIIDQNSPVFIIAELSANHNGSIDTAIETVKAAKRAGADCIKLQTFTADTITLDSKKDDFKINQGTLWDGQYLHDLYKTTHLPWEWHKQIMEVAKAEGLICFSSPFDPTSVEFLEMLNVSAYKIASFEITDIPLIELIASKGKPVIISTGIAQQEDIELALDACQRMGNKDIALLKCTSSYPAPIEEANMCMVKDLAKRYGVISGLSDHTMGSTVPVVATAMGAKIIEKHFILNRDIGGADASFSMNEEEFTAMVKAVREAESAIGEIDYSLTEKQRKGRDFCRSLYVVEDIKAGETLTKNNVRSVRPGFGMHPKFYKDILNKKAAVSIEKGTALHRSHIEN